The DNA sequence ctcaaagctcttatttcaaatcccaaccagatttgttgacaatggagggagctggagggggaaaccggaaatcttggaaaacacttataaatgtcgtagatacgtgattgatgtaactggactagatccgctctctttgggggagttggggggtggggttcagtgctttggcgagtttggtgcttctggacgtgctaggacgatgaaaactggtaggcgaccatctggggggggggctgaagggagaggaaaaattagaaaaatcgaggtatttttaacttacgagtgggtgattggatcttgatgaattttaatatttagaagaacctcatgactcagagctcttattttaaatcccaaccggcattaagcctctaattttccttttaaagcaatctattgattcttagaattttgccagagctcataccaaatgagctcttggctcttccgacctcgtcacaagtgccatatgagctcttagctcttgttttttctttttttcaaattaggtTTCTGGTTTGAATATTAAGTGAATTGACGTAGCTAGTGTGTTTTTAGGTATGAGGCTTTCTTCTTTTGCATCTACTCAAACAGCCAAGGAAAAATGGGATCTTCTGAGTGCTGTCTGTTTAGAAAGGAAGCCAGTTATCGCAAGGAACCTTTTACCCATTGAAAAGGAGGTTCTGTCAATGGCTCAAAAAATGGAATACAGATTAAGTCTAAAGTCAGATCATGAAATACAATTAGAAAAAGATAGGCAAGTCTgtctttctcttatttttaattgtttttctctttcttttctatCAAGCTtggagaatgtttttttttaatcatgttAAAAGTATTCTAATTTACCAACTTTCTTGATAGCTATTTGTACAAACATATCtgatccaaatttttttttattaaagggCACacttcaacttttctttttaattttttttttttttttttttttttttttttttttttttttttttaatgtcttctaCTAGTTTAGATGCATTTTGGGCTGGAACTTTCTTGATAgctatttttacaaacatatgTGATCgaattttttctgttaaagGGCACacttcaacttttctttttaaaatattttctgatttatttttttgtttgccaTGTCTTCTACTAGTTTAGATGCATTTTGGGCTGGAAAAGCCATAGGCATTTACAGTTTCTTTTctaacctgtttttttttttagaaaggtgtATTCCTGTCACCCCTTTATGCTGTTACTCTAATGACCAGCTATAGGCATTTGCTCAGGAATTAATTTTAGGGCCAGGGCATATAACTTAGAAGCAAACACAAAGCAAAGGTGAATTATGTGggcaatgtaaaaaaaaaaacataaagacaatttaagttttctttaagaGGTAGGGAAAGAGCTGCATGCCTGCTGAAATGATATGCATTATGCAATTGTATTTTTGACCAATCTGGTATGTGTATTTGAAAACATATGAACTTGTGCATTTTTTGTTGAtgtagtcaaaaaaaaaaaaatctttggaaatTGAAGCCATATATCTTTTGTGGTATCAAGTGAGCCATGGTAAGCATACATTCTGAGATTCCATCCCCCCCAAGTTTAGAAGGGTCATTAGTTTATGAAAATGTTGAAATAGGAAGGTAACATTCATTTCCCAAAATCTAGAGGGGGTAAttcttggtttttacttttcagcaaaaatacttaaaaaagagtattttcagaATGTCTCATTCGATTGATGTGTCCACAGCTTGGGTGAAGTTTTATTTACTTCTGTTCAATTTTGTTGGCTGCCAAGATAGTAAATGCTGTTCTCTAAACTAGTTTATAATCTATTGTAACTATAACTGGGGGAATAATGGTTAACATGAATGTAACCACAGGACAGAACAAGGTTGGCCAGAATTTCTTTTTgctgaaaattatttcaatagcAACTCTATGTTGATCCTGTCCTAGCTAAGTGGTTGGCGTTCTGGGTTGAGAATATTTTGACTGAGGGGCACGGGTCCAATTCCGGGCACggccagttatttggtttgggaaaGGGGCAAGTGGCGTGACTttttaagctcagccagagtcgacccagctctaaatgggtacctggagaaatctgggaaaggtaAGCTGGAAGGGTTTGCGAAAGtacaggatgactggcccccccccccgttgCACTttttggctgaagggccatggaACGATCAGTACCGCCGGTTTGTACCTTGAGAGTCTAATGCCATCTTACTTATTTACATACTTACcatttcttaccttttttttactatttcatacttttagttttcttcattaaaattctgAACTTTTCCTCATTTAAGTTGTCCCatgataggaaaagagaataaaacaaattatgaaTATCCTTAGAGTGAACATACTTGATAAAAATTCCTTCAATGGACTCCTTTATTAACACTCGCCCTTCTTTGATATCATAACTTTTTGGCAAGCTGTAATGGTACAGGATAACTAGTGGTTAGATCTAACTTTCTTACTGCATAGGAAAGAAagcaacaatttatttttttctttgggcaTGAAGCTTTTTTAGTACATTTTGGCCAGGCCTTGAAGGTGCAAGAATTCATTGCTATGATATAATTAATGTCATAATTTTAAAACGCCCAGTTGTTATAGGTCAAACTTCGTcagcattttttatatatatattaccccTTACTTTTTACCCTACTTGCTATATTACCCATAATTACCCTACTTCCTTCTGTGCAGCCAGAGGCTCCCAGGATATCCACTAAGAGCCATCACCGTATGTTTGGCTGCAAGGACTCCTTCCCACAGGGTCAGACTGTTGATGAAGCGTATTTCCTGTCTTCTTCTTTGGCGGCTCACTGGCTGTCTCTCCAGTGCTAGTCTAGGGAGTCTGTCTTACACTATATAGGTCAAAAGTATGCCCCTAGTagtactatttatttatttattctagaaAGAGAAACcattcaacataaaaaaatagtaaaaattcaTGCACACTTATATATAGTACATATATAGTACATCTAGTTGAGTttttacaatgttttttttttctttatcaactATTGAGCACAGATTCtttactcttaaaaataaattttattgtgtCTGAAGTAAGATTAGAAAACATGGATGTGTACTCCAGGAAtaaatcatcaaacagttcgtggtaacgaactgtagtaaggaacgacccggctcaatagtaaccaaaactctaaaaaatggaattttgatgtcaatagctacatcaaaagaattgcattttaatgctgattttaaatatataattttaattaagtttagtcttacccatcataagttacgagcctgagaaaatttgccttattttagaaaatagggggaaacaccctctaaaagtcatagaatctgaacgaaaatcacactatcagattcagcgtatcgcaaaaccctattgtagaagtttcaagctcctatctacaaaaatgtggaattttgtattttttgccagaaggcagatcacggatgcgtgtttatttgttttttttttccaggggtgatcgtatcgacccagtggtcctagaatcttgcgagagggctcattctaacggaaatgaaaagttctagtgccttttttaagtgaccaaaaaaattggagggcacctaggccccctctaacgctaattattttatcaaagtcaccagatcaaaattctgagatagccattttgttcagcgtagttaaaaaaccttataactttgtctttggggacgacttactcccccacagtccccgtgggagtgccacaagctacaaactttgacctgtgcttacatatagtaatggttatttggaagtgtacaaacgttttcagggggattttaggttggggggaggagttgacaggagggggatatgttgggggaactttccttggaggaatttgtcatgggggagaaaattttcatgaagggagcgcaggattatctagcattatttaaaaaaatacaatgaaaaaataaatatgaaaaagttttttcaactgaaagtaaggagaagcattaaaatttaaaaagaacagaaattattacgcatatgatgggctcacatcctcctaataccttgctctttttaaagctaaagtatttttagtaatttcaactatttattctacggcttttgtgattcaggggtcatttttaagaaattggcataaaatttaagttttagtgtaaaaagcaaggttctggcgagggggtgaacccctgtgtatatgtaacaaaaacatgagaatacagaacttcgctacgtaagctaatttgtaagttacgtatatcttttactaataaaaacattcgtaaaaaaattaaaagttctagttgcctttttaagtaaccaaaatcggagggcaactaggcctccttccccgctcctttctttctcaaaatcatttgatcaaaactataagaaagccatttagcaaaaaaaaaaaaaaaaaatatgcaaatttcgttgtaattattcatctgcatagagccaaaatcaaaacatgcattgattcaaaaaagttcagaaattaaataaaaaaaaacaagttttttttaacggaaagtaaggagcgacattaaaacttaaaacgaacagaaattacttcgtatatgaaaggagatgcttcctcatcaacgccctgctctttacgctaaagtttttactgttttaaaaagtagagttaagagaaagagtcaaactttagcgcaaagagcggggcgttgatgaggaagcatctcctttcatatacgaagtaatttctgttcgttttaagttttaatgtcgctccttactttccgttaaaaaaaaacttgtttttttttttatttaatacattcaAAGAACCACTAGTCTTTTGTGAATAATATTGCATTCTGATGATAAACAAGGCTCTCCAGCTTATGGCAAACAATAATCCATCAACTCCTCTACAACTTTTGCATATTTTCATGGTATTAAGCCATCCGAGGCCGATAAATTGGCCTGTTCTTTTTTCTGGTCTATAGGGtgcaaattgttttatttttttctaaacttttagaaatataaataaaacttacagCTTCCATTATAGACGAAGTCAAGAACCCATATTGGAAAGGATCCAACCCTTAAGGAGTTCATAGAATCCTTTTTGGAGAGACTGTAAAACTTGATTGTTCAGAAGGTGGTCTCTCGAGacccaatttcaaaatttcttgtgcgttttctcaaaaacttcttttgggTTTTTGTATAGTTTCTTCTAAGATATTGagaatattttattgtttaagtaTATGCTGCTGAAAAACTTCAGGGATTTTGAGGGGGGGCTACAGAAAGATTGTGATGCTCTAAAATAGATTGTTTTTGAACTCCATTATCAGATTTTGCTTGTCTCATGATGTCTTTCGCCTGACTTTCGAACAAAGAATCCTCAGGGAATAATAATCTTCCAACCCTCCTGATGATAATTATGATGTTTGTAAGTTCCGTTTGTcatgacatttaaaaaaagttaaagtatTGTTTATACCTGTAGATCGGTCATGCATGATCAATTAAATTAATCAGTCAATTAGTTATTCAGGTAATCAATTCAATACCCCAAAAAGCTACATTGGGTGTCATTTTAGCTTTAGTTATTTTCTGGATGCAATATAGATAATTTAACTTGCATTTTTGTTACTACCTTTGGGAGTAGCCTAACTATTGGATGTTTGATTTGATctatcttgaattttttttatctagttttAGCTGCTCTTCTAGTTTTTTGTTCCCCTTTTTGGTTACTTTCTGTTTCTTAGTTCTTATCCTCACCAAGCTTGTCCTGTTTGATACTAATGTTACATGTGAATGCAAAATAATGCGAAAATACAGTATCAATGCAatgaatattattaatattacgcatgcaaaattaagataattttatGCAAACATATTATTAATGCAAAATATTAATGTTAAtcgcttcttttttcccttgcccttaaaactttgtacccttaaaattttttgtacCCTTAAAACTTATTGTTTGCTACAAAAAATGTATGTTTCAGGGAGAGGCAGGAAAGAATAAAACAAGGAGATGCTGATGATTCAGACATGGACCAGGCTTCATTGAACAGCGCACAGGACTTTGAAGACGCCTCAGTTGAAGAACTGTCAAAATTTCCCTTTGCTGATCGAATTACAGGTTTATGAAACAGGATTTATTAGTCAAATAATTATAATGGGTACCTATGTAGAAAACGTACAACCTGCACGACTCCAGAGGCATTTTGGTGTAAACTTGTCAATATCAAATGACATTTTTCATGACATTGTGTCAATATACTTGTCGATGACATTTTTCTGATAGACTCATTACTGCCATGCAGTGATAAAATTACTACATTATTGCAGACTCATTactgcaatgataaaataatttgCAGAACCAGGAATCAAGATGCGCAAAATGTCACTAGTCTCTAACCCTGTTTCATTggtatatttttagaatattcaatcTTTGCTCGAGGAAATTAATGGGTCGTTTTGAGGCAATAATCTCTCCTAAACAACGTTTTAAAATAGATTGGTAGTGCTAGATAGACCTGTTTTGGAATGCTCAGCCTTAAACTTTTCCCCTATAGGCACTTGTTCATGTAAGAGGGCAGACACAGGTTCCATCAGCTGTGCCTGGTGCTTAGCAGTTCATTGACGTTTTCTTgccattaatttaaaaaaaccgTTTCCGCAAAACcagttcttcaaagaaaaggaaagagctccattaaacaaaaaatgaacagaaattaagtcaGATAATCTTCCTAGtgaaaaactaccacaaatcaccagcaataaataaatgaaatccagaacgagcagaaattacaataaatagccaagtcaaactcaaattgagcaaaaattaacatgaggaGGGCTGACAACTCCccgtgccttctcaagaccagaacataatttgcactttactgaaaacaaaacatattttaaatgttttcgcttttttttactttaatagataaaaaattaccaaaaattttaggaaatagatatcagtatatgtatgtTATTAAACTGACATTCCACagttatttgtttattttttttttttttgtaaagtgcaATTTAAGTTCTGGTCTAATGTGCAAATTAAGTTCTGGACAAAACTATAAAAGGAAGTAAAGTGAATGTAAAGAGGAAAATAGCAAAAGGCTTTCGCATTTATCTAGTAACTAGCTCAAAAACTTGGATTTTTGAGCTTTTGTGTATTGACCTTTAATGATTCATGCATGACCTTTAAAATGTTCAAGAATTGAATTTAAAGAACCATGACTTCATAGGGGAAGAAGGAAAACAAAGTAAGCAATCCTATTAGACAATAGTTTTcaaatcccccctccaaaaaatactagtagaaaagcaaaataagattaaattcaaaaataaggaaaaacctAACAATGAAGTAGTCAAAGGCCAAATTGTTTTAATACTCTAAAAACCAttataaaaatttgacaaaatattaaGAAACAAATTAACACTAAAAGAGGAAGACATGTTAcactagatataaaaaaaatcttaaagtgaaACAATCCCGAATttctttttacagttttttttagttatgtgTAATCAAGGCTGTTTCCGGGGGTGGGTTAAGTGTTttgccccctccctcccccccctatatttttgtccaactcgtaaaaaattaaaaacattgcatataaacaaatttttgttgcgttttgtaaaattttttgtatCCCCCCTTGTACAAAGATACCCCTCCCTCCCCAGAACAAAATTTCGGGATACAGCCATATGCATAATAActcattatattttcaatttacagAAGCAGACAAAGAGAAAGACCAAAAGTCTTTAGATCGTATGCTGGATAGACATCTATTGCTGGTGGTCCGGCAGAAACTGGGCACCTCTTCCGTGTGGATTCTCCCTCAAGGACAAAGACAAGAAGGAGAAACAATGAGACAGGTTTGCTGCAATATCTTTTCCTTAGCCTAAAGCGGCCTCTACTTTTACAAATTGTcctattataataattttgtcaCTGTTACGGATACATCGGTATACTCAAATTAAACCAACTGTGTAGGATATGCAAGTACGGGGGGGAGGGTGGTCGTCGGGTTTTCAAGTAGttcaataaatgaatgaataaagtATGTTATGAAACCGTAGAAAATGGAGGGACTGCACTGTGAATTGAGAGGACTATGATATGGGACAAAGAACTTACAGCTCATTACATTAGTTGGCAAAAAATATGTTAAGCTTATTTTGATCGCTTTATTCTTTCTGTAAGAGTAGCTAGTGTCTGAGTGAAATGAGCTATCCcaggaaaaaaaagatgaatataCTAACTATTTCatgttagtttttcttttttttaatggtagAAAGAAAACTGCATGTCAATATTTCCTTTAGGATGAAGATCAGTTAAAAAGAGGGCACCTAATTATTTCAGGAACAAGTAATCTCCGAATTTCGGTAATGCCTAGTTCAGAGAAGCCATAAATTCACCCATTTAAAAtccatttgattttattagtaacattaggtcatttcaaaaaattgtgtttttgtcttGAGAAATAAGCTGGTTTGGAAATAATCCACTGCACATACTTTAAGcccatctgatttttttttagtaaaattaggTCATTTGGAAAAAGTTAGACTTTTGTCTTCAGAATTAAGCTGGCTTGGTGCCTCGACTGGGTTTCTCAACTTAAGAAGCGTATTTCAAACAACCTGAGAATTTGGGTGGTGTGCATTTCAGAGACTCCATCTACTGCACCCACTTAAAATCCACCTGATTGTGCTAgcaatgtttgatttttttaaggaagtCATAATTTTGTCTTTATAAATAAGTTAGCTTGGTGCCTCGACGTGACTCCTAAACCTAAGCGTATTTCAAGCAATGATATTGAAtaagtttatttcaaattagcgtgtctgattttattaacaacatttgataattttaaaggAGTTATCTTTCTGCCTTGAGAAATAAAGTGGCTTTGAGTCTTATGTTGGCTCCTAAACCTTAAGTGTATTTCAATTACCTTGGGAATCTTAGGAATGCAGATTTCAGAGAAGCAATCTATTGAACCCACTTAAAATCCGTCTGATTTTCTTTGTACGTTAGGTAATGTTTTTTTCCTGAGAAGTAAACTTGTTTGGTGCCCTGGGCTACTAAACAAATTTCAGAGAAGCAATCTACTGCACCCACTTAAAATCGTTTGGTGCCTCCCCTGGGCTCCTAAACCCAAAAAGCGTATTTCAAGTAACTTTGAAATTTTAGGGATGTACATTTCAGAGAAGCAATCTACTGCACCCACTTAAAATCGTTTGGTGACTCCCCTGGGCTCCTAAACCTAAAAAGCGTATTTCAAgtaactttgaatttttaaggatGTACATTTCAGAGAAGCAATCTACTGCACCCACTTAAAATCGTTTGGTGCCTCCCCTGGGCTCCTAAACCTAAAAAGCGTATTTCAAGtaactt is a window from the Artemia franciscana chromosome 17, ASM3288406v1, whole genome shotgun sequence genome containing:
- the LOC136038249 gene encoding large ribosomal subunit protein mL46-like isoform X1 translates to MALPRTCINLSRLTSTSDKICMRLSSFASTQTAKEKWDLLSAVCLERKPVIARNLLPIEKEVLSMAQKMEYRLSLKSDHEIQLEKDRQRQERIKQGDADDSDMDQASLNSAQDFEDASVEELSKFPFADRITEADKEKDQKSLDRMLDRHLLLVVRQKLGTSSVWILPQGQRQEGETMRQAAERVLAESFDGKVQSRFLGNAPCGFYKYKYPKHIREQDGNSIGAKVFFFKAHVTSDSPLKKGSCIEDFAWLGRDELDSYLPEKYRKSVTEFLIDED
- the LOC136038249 gene encoding large ribosomal subunit protein mL46-like isoform X2, yielding MRLSSFASTQTAKEKWDLLSAVCLERKPVIARNLLPIEKEVLSMAQKMEYRLSLKSDHEIQLEKDRQRQERIKQGDADDSDMDQASLNSAQDFEDASVEELSKFPFADRITEADKEKDQKSLDRMLDRHLLLVVRQKLGTSSVWILPQGQRQEGETMRQAAERVLAESFDGKVQSRFLGNAPCGFYKYKYPKHIREQDGNSIGAKVFFFKAHVTSDSPLKKGSCIEDFAWLGRDELDSYLPEKYRKSVTEFLIDED